From Leisingera sp. NJS204, one genomic window encodes:
- a CDS encoding ExbD/TolR family protein, with protein sequence MRLKPPSAAQKEPTIALINIVFLMLIFFMIAGTLAVPLDTDLTLIEAKDLEGREPPDALVAHADGRLTLRGKVLPDAAAYVAALNDEDRAAVRIVPDRNLPARDLVKLGNTLRGAGAKRVLIVTERALQ encoded by the coding sequence ATGCGTCTCAAACCGCCCTCCGCCGCACAGAAGGAGCCAACAATCGCGCTGATCAACATCGTGTTCCTGATGCTTATCTTCTTCATGATTGCAGGCACCCTGGCGGTGCCGCTCGACACGGATCTGACCCTGATCGAGGCGAAGGACCTGGAGGGCCGCGAACCGCCCGATGCGCTGGTAGCCCATGCCGACGGCCGCCTGACCCTGCGCGGCAAGGTGCTGCCGGACGCCGCCGCCTATGTCGCAGCGCTGAACGATGAAGACCGCGCCGCGGTGCGCATCGTGCCCGACCGCAATCTGCCCGCGCGGGACCTGGTGAAACTGGGCAATACCCTGCGCGGCGCCGGCGCCAAACGGGTGCTGATCGTCACCGAAAGAGCGCTGCAATGA
- a CDS encoding ExbD/TolR family protein yields MAVKLQGIKRRRLSMTSLIDVIFLLLLFFMLTSTFSKFGEVELMAAGQGATGSDKQMLFVALGAQSLTLNGQPADLERIAGLIRLQPQTGGHLVLISPGADASSQRLVDLLSELRSVKGLQTLVLG; encoded by the coding sequence ATGGCGGTTAAACTGCAGGGCATAAAGCGCAGGCGCCTGTCGATGACCTCACTGATCGACGTGATCTTCCTGCTTCTGTTGTTCTTCATGCTCACCTCCACCTTCTCGAAATTCGGCGAGGTGGAACTGATGGCCGCAGGCCAGGGCGCCACCGGCAGTGACAAGCAGATGCTGTTTGTGGCGCTCGGCGCGCAAAGCCTGACCCTGAACGGCCAGCCCGCCGACCTGGAACGGATTGCCGGCCTGATCCGGCTGCAGCCGCAGACCGGCGGCCATCTGGTGCTGATCAGCCCCGGCGCGGACGCCTCCTCCCAACGGCTGGTGGACCTGCTGTCCGAATTGCGCAGCGTTAAAGGCCTGCAAACCCTGGTGCTCGGCTGA
- a CDS encoding energy transducer TonB, with protein MKVPRSRLAGAAALFLAAAAHAGTAFLTDTGQAEQAGGQTGLAAAGAAFADLAQGTDAPVKAEDVLEAEHPMQDAPRKPAPETQQPVAPTAEKPAAVPNTEPALPSRQAQPVKQTPAGQPAKPPAQQPLPEAKPDPAPQPQPKPRKAVPRGNSDQNAAQGTAAGRAAKPAGQATQSPGTAKQQGNAAADNYRGQVLRRVMRAKRQRVSIRGAALVRFSIAADGSLRTAGIAKSSGSAKLDSIALAQVRRAAPFPAPPAGAGTTYTVRIKSK; from the coding sequence ATGAAGGTGCCCCGCTCCCGGCTGGCAGGTGCAGCAGCCCTGTTTCTCGCCGCCGCCGCCCATGCCGGCACAGCCTTTCTGACGGACACCGGACAGGCCGAACAGGCAGGCGGCCAAACCGGCCTGGCGGCTGCAGGCGCTGCCTTTGCCGACCTGGCCCAGGGCACCGATGCGCCGGTTAAGGCCGAAGACGTTCTTGAGGCGGAGCATCCAATGCAGGACGCCCCGCGCAAACCCGCCCCAGAAACGCAACAGCCGGTTGCCCCCACAGCAGAAAAACCCGCGGCAGTGCCAAACACCGAACCGGCCCTGCCATCCCGTCAGGCGCAGCCCGTGAAGCAGACACCAGCCGGACAGCCTGCCAAACCCCCAGCACAGCAACCGCTGCCCGAGGCCAAGCCGGACCCCGCCCCGCAACCCCAGCCGAAACCCCGCAAGGCCGTCCCGCGCGGCAACAGCGATCAGAACGCGGCACAGGGCACCGCCGCAGGGCGTGCGGCCAAACCTGCAGGGCAGGCAACCCAAAGCCCCGGCACCGCCAAGCAGCAGGGCAACGCCGCGGCAGACAATTACCGCGGCCAGGTGCTGCGGCGGGTGATGCGGGCCAAGCGGCAGCGGGTCAGCATCCGCGGCGCCGCGCTGGTGCGGTTCTCGATTGCCGCCGATGGCAGCCTGCGCACCGCCGGCATCGCCAAAAGCTCAGGCTCCGCCAAGCTCGACAGCATCGCGCTGGCCCAGGTCCGCCGCGCCGCCCCCTTCCCGGCCCCGCCTGCAGGGGCCGGAACCACCTACACCGTCCGGATCAAGAGCAAGTGA